A genomic window from Micromonospora sp. WMMA1947 includes:
- the map gene encoding type I methionyl aminopeptidase produces MIEILSPTDVRRARDTGALVAHILRTLRSSTTVGTNLLDIDRQAQRMIVEAGAQSCYVDYEPSFGRGPFGHYICTSVNDAVLHGLPHDYALADGDLLSLDLAVSLGGVVADSAISFIVGDARPAESVALIDATERALRAGIAAARPGARVGDLSYAIGSVLTEAGYSVNTEFGGHGVGSTMHQDPHVSNTGRPGRGYTLRPGLLLALEPWVMADTATLVTDADGWTLRSATGCRTAHSEHTIAITDDGAEILTLPRS; encoded by the coding sequence ATGATCGAGATCCTGAGCCCCACCGACGTACGGCGGGCGCGGGACACCGGCGCCCTGGTCGCCCACATCCTGCGGACGCTTCGGAGCAGCACCACCGTCGGCACGAACCTGCTCGACATCGACAGGCAGGCGCAACGCATGATCGTCGAGGCCGGGGCGCAGTCCTGCTACGTCGACTACGAGCCGTCGTTCGGGCGCGGGCCGTTCGGCCACTACATCTGCACCTCGGTCAACGACGCGGTCCTGCACGGGCTGCCGCACGACTACGCGCTCGCCGACGGCGACCTGCTCAGCCTCGACCTGGCCGTCTCGCTGGGCGGGGTGGTGGCCGACTCCGCGATCAGCTTCATCGTCGGGGACGCCCGGCCCGCGGAGAGCGTCGCGCTCATCGACGCGACCGAGCGGGCGTTGCGCGCCGGGATCGCCGCGGCCCGTCCCGGCGCCCGCGTCGGCGACCTGTCGTACGCCATCGGCTCGGTCCTCACCGAAGCCGGATACTCGGTGAACACCGAGTTCGGCGGCCACGGCGTCGGGTCGACGATGCACCAGGACCCGCACGTGTCGAACACCGGGCGACCCGGGCGCGGCTACACGCTGCGTCCCGGGCTGCTCCTGGCGCTGGAGCCGTGGGTGATGGCGGACACCGCCACGCTCGTCACCGACGCCGACGGGTGGACGCTGCGCAGCGCGACCGGCTGCCGCACCGCGCACAGCGAGCACACCATCGCCATCACCGACGACGGCGCGGAGATCCTGACGCTGCCGAGGTCCTGA
- the treY gene encoding malto-oligosyltrehalose synthase produces the protein MPDTPRSTYRVQVRPGFDLDASAELAGYLAALGVTHLYTAPLLTATPGSTHGYDVVDHREVNPQLGGEAARARLVRALRAAGLGLVVDIVPNHAGVARPDANPAWWDVLRRGRESAYARWFDIDWDRGRLLLPVLADTADALDDLKLVDGELRYHEHRFPVADGTGDGTPRQVHDRQHYELVNWRRGDAELTYRRFFAVSDLAGLRVEEPEVFDATHAEILRWVDAGEVDGIRVDHPDGLRDPAGYLARLRAAAPERWLVVEKILEYGEDLPDWPVDGTTGYDALAAVSGLFVDPDAEPEFTTLDGRLTGRHTSWEDLTHATKLEAATRLLAAELTRLAALVPELPGEQVRAALAELAACFPVYRGYPPEGARHLAAARSEAGRRRPDLTGVLDQVTARLRDPGHELAARFPQLTGAVMAKGVEDTAYYRWSRFVALNEVGGSPAHFGVPPAELHRFAASRHVRWPASMTALSTHDTKRGEDVRARLAVLSELPGRWAERVADWMSRAPLADPALAHLLWQTAVGAWPIERERLHGYAEKAAREASVTTSWADPDPAFEHEMHALVDRMYDDPELHAQITAFAAEITPPGWSNALGQKLVQLAMPGVPDVYQGTELWENSLVDPDNRRPVDFAVRRDLLARLDAGWRPAVAGDGAAKLLVVSRTLRLRRDRPDLFGGYRPVPARGPAAAHAVAFDRGGAFAVATRLPLRLARSGGWRDTALSLPVHECTDLFTGRVYSGSELLLHDLLSTYPVALLAPTDSVEAAA, from the coding sequence ATGCCCGACACCCCCCGCTCGACCTACCGGGTCCAGGTGCGTCCCGGCTTCGACCTGGACGCCTCGGCCGAGCTGGCGGGTTACCTCGCCGCGCTCGGCGTCACCCACCTCTACACCGCGCCCCTGCTCACCGCCACCCCCGGCTCCACGCACGGCTACGACGTCGTCGACCATCGCGAGGTCAACCCGCAGCTCGGCGGCGAGGCCGCCCGGGCGCGGCTGGTCCGGGCGCTGCGCGCGGCCGGGCTGGGCCTGGTCGTGGACATCGTGCCCAACCACGCCGGGGTGGCCCGCCCCGACGCCAACCCGGCCTGGTGGGACGTGCTGCGGCGGGGACGCGAATCGGCGTACGCGCGCTGGTTCGACATCGACTGGGACCGCGGGCGGCTGCTGCTGCCGGTGCTCGCCGACACCGCCGACGCGCTCGACGACCTGAAGCTCGTCGACGGGGAACTGCGCTACCACGAGCACCGCTTCCCGGTCGCCGACGGCACCGGCGACGGCACGCCCCGCCAGGTGCACGACCGGCAGCACTACGAGCTGGTGAACTGGCGGCGCGGCGACGCCGAGCTGACGTACCGCCGGTTCTTCGCCGTCTCCGACCTGGCCGGCCTGCGGGTGGAGGAACCGGAGGTGTTCGACGCCACCCACGCGGAGATCCTGCGCTGGGTCGACGCCGGGGAGGTCGACGGCATCCGCGTCGACCATCCGGACGGGCTGCGCGACCCGGCCGGCTACCTGGCCCGGTTGCGCGCCGCCGCGCCGGAACGCTGGCTGGTGGTGGAGAAGATCCTGGAGTACGGCGAGGACCTGCCGGACTGGCCGGTCGACGGCACCACCGGCTACGACGCGCTGGCCGCCGTGTCCGGGTTGTTCGTCGACCCGGACGCCGAACCGGAGTTCACCACGCTCGACGGCCGGCTCACCGGGCGGCACACGTCCTGGGAGGACCTGACGCACGCCACCAAGCTGGAGGCCGCCACCCGGCTGCTCGCCGCCGAGCTGACCCGCCTGGCCGCGCTCGTGCCGGAGCTGCCGGGCGAGCAGGTCCGCGCCGCCCTGGCCGAGCTGGCCGCGTGCTTCCCGGTCTACCGCGGATACCCGCCCGAAGGTGCCCGGCACCTGGCCGCCGCCCGCAGCGAGGCGGGCCGCCGCCGCCCCGACCTGACCGGCGTGCTCGACCAGGTCACCGCCCGGCTGCGCGACCCCGGCCACGAGCTGGCCGCCCGGTTCCCGCAGCTGACCGGCGCGGTGATGGCCAAGGGCGTGGAGGACACCGCGTACTACCGGTGGAGCCGGTTCGTCGCCCTCAACGAGGTCGGCGGCAGCCCGGCCCACTTCGGGGTGCCCCCGGCCGAGCTGCACCGGTTCGCCGCCAGCCGGCACGTGCGCTGGCCGGCGAGCATGACCGCGCTGTCCACCCACGACACCAAGCGCGGCGAGGACGTCCGCGCCCGCCTCGCGGTGCTGTCCGAGCTGCCCGGCCGCTGGGCCGAGCGGGTCGCCGACTGGATGTCGCGCGCGCCCCTGGCCGACCCGGCGCTGGCCCACCTGCTCTGGCAGACCGCCGTCGGGGCGTGGCCGATCGAACGGGAGAGACTGCACGGGTACGCCGAGAAGGCCGCCCGGGAGGCGTCGGTCACCACCAGCTGGGCCGACCCGGACCCGGCCTTCGAGCACGAGATGCACGCCCTGGTCGACCGGATGTACGACGACCCGGAACTGCACGCCCAGATCACCGCGTTCGCCGCCGAGATCACCCCGCCCGGCTGGTCGAACGCGCTCGGGCAGAAGCTGGTGCAGCTCGCCATGCCCGGCGTGCCCGACGTCTACCAGGGCACCGAGCTGTGGGAGAACTCGCTCGTCGACCCGGACAACAGGCGGCCCGTCGACTTCGCCGTACGCCGGGACCTGCTGGCCCGGCTCGACGCCGGCTGGCGGCCCGCGGTGGCCGGCGACGGCGCGGCCAAGCTGCTCGTGGTGTCCCGGACGCTGCGGCTGCGTCGCGACCGCCCGGACCTGTTCGGCGGCTACCGGCCGGTGCCGGCGCGCGGCCCGGCCGCCGCGCACGCGGTGGCCTTCGACCGTGGTGGCGCCTTCGCGGTGGCGACTCGGCTGCCGTTGCGGCTGGCCCGTTCCGGCGGCTGGCGGGACACGGCGCTGTCACTTCCCGTTCACGAGTGCACCGACTTGTTCACCGGGCGGGTCTACAGTGGTTCTGAGCTGCTCCTTCATGATCTGCTGAGCACCTACCCCGTCGCCCTCCTCGCACCCACCGACTCAGTGGAGGCCGCCGCATGA
- a CDS encoding BTAD domain-containing putative transcriptional regulator: MAVEFRVLGDLDVRVDGRAVRIGHARQQCVLAALLVEPNRVVATGQLISRVWGDEVPDGAAATLRGYLSRLRHALAGTDDVRIVRRHPGYLLAVDPDRVDLHRFRSLTEQARRAEDDATAISALERALGLWRGEAFDGLTTPWLAAYRQTLDRQRLAAALDRNDIALRRGTHARLLPDVLDLSGRYPWDERLAAQAMLALYRCGRQADALEHFHRLRRRLAAEIGADPSPPLAQLYQQILTADAAIAPPDLPADGEPGTPATDRSPGAARDASTVPRQLPASPGVFAGRTAQLARLDEQLADAGHPDGAGSPVVISSIGGGGGVGKTWLALRWAHANAGRFPDGQLYVNLRGFDPTGDPVGWPVAVRGFLEALGVEPARVPADPEVQASLYRTLVAGRRMLIVLDDARDAATVVPLLPGTPTSAVLVTSRRQLAGLVTTHGARPLPLDVLPDDEARELIVRQVGAARVSGQPDAVADILRFCGGLPLALGIVAARAALNPELALSSVAAELTTAVSPLDALTGDEVTTNLRVVLSRSLAALTPEAAEVFTLLGLAPGPDIGRAAAAGLTARTPDGLRPLLRELVDAHLVQEHVAGRYRMHDLVRTYAVERAGGDEAGSRSALCRLVDHHLHTAHAAALLLSPQRDPLTLTPAAPGVTVERLDDLAAALAWFTREHQVLLATIEYAAGNGLDAAAGQLSWTLATYFDRQGHWHDWAAVARRAVEATGRSGDRPAQAQAHRLLAGACSNLGRYAEAQRNLLAALDLFAALGDDEGRAHTHFDLSMLHDRQRQPREALPHARRSLALYERVGSPLKQAVALNAIGWYHSQLGEHHDAITFCRRALALSEQAGSAYGQANTWDSIGFAHHHLGEYDQAVDCFHQALALFAEIGDRHAEGIVLDHLGDTWAAAGRRDAARDAWLRSLALYEELGHAAAEAVRRKLHP, from the coding sequence GTGGCGGTGGAGTTCCGGGTGCTCGGCGACCTGGACGTCCGGGTCGACGGCCGGGCGGTCCGGATCGGTCACGCCCGTCAACAGTGTGTCCTCGCCGCTCTGCTGGTCGAGCCCAACCGGGTCGTCGCGACCGGGCAGCTGATCAGCCGGGTCTGGGGCGACGAGGTGCCGGACGGGGCCGCCGCCACGCTGCGTGGCTACCTGTCGCGGCTGCGGCACGCGCTGGCCGGCACGGACGACGTCCGCATCGTCCGGCGTCATCCCGGCTACCTGCTCGCCGTCGACCCGGACCGCGTCGACCTGCACCGCTTCCGCTCGCTGACCGAGCAGGCCCGGCGCGCCGAGGACGACGCGACAGCGATCAGCGCTCTGGAGCGGGCGCTCGGACTCTGGCGCGGCGAGGCGTTCGACGGGCTGACCACGCCGTGGCTGGCGGCCTACCGGCAGACCCTCGACCGGCAGCGACTCGCGGCCGCACTGGACCGCAACGACATCGCGCTGCGCCGGGGCACGCACGCCCGTCTCCTCCCCGACGTCCTGGATCTGAGCGGCCGGTACCCGTGGGACGAGCGCCTGGCGGCGCAGGCGATGCTCGCGTTGTACCGGTGCGGGCGGCAGGCCGACGCGTTGGAGCACTTCCACCGGCTGCGCCGGAGGCTGGCCGCCGAGATCGGCGCCGACCCCAGCCCGCCGCTGGCACAGCTCTACCAGCAGATCCTCACCGCCGACGCGGCGATCGCGCCGCCGGACCTCCCGGCAGACGGGGAACCGGGCACGCCGGCCACCGACCGGTCGCCCGGCGCGGCCCGGGATGCGAGTACCGTGCCCCGGCAGTTACCCGCGTCACCAGGGGTCTTCGCCGGCCGTACCGCCCAGCTCGCGCGCCTCGACGAGCAACTCGCCGACGCGGGCCACCCGGACGGCGCCGGGTCACCGGTGGTGATCTCGTCCATCGGCGGCGGCGGTGGCGTCGGCAAGACCTGGCTGGCGCTGCGCTGGGCGCACGCCAACGCCGGCCGCTTCCCCGACGGGCAGCTCTACGTCAACCTGCGCGGCTTCGACCCGACCGGGGACCCGGTCGGTTGGCCGGTGGCCGTGCGCGGCTTCCTCGAGGCGCTCGGCGTCGAACCGGCACGCGTCCCGGCCGATCCGGAGGTCCAGGCGTCGCTGTACCGCACGCTCGTCGCCGGCCGGCGGATGCTGATCGTCCTCGACGACGCCCGCGACGCCGCCACGGTGGTCCCGCTGCTGCCCGGCACCCCCACGAGCGCGGTCCTGGTGACCAGCCGACGGCAACTGGCCGGCCTCGTCACCACCCACGGCGCGCGGCCGCTGCCGCTGGACGTGCTGCCCGACGACGAGGCCCGCGAGCTGATCGTCCGGCAGGTGGGCGCCGCGCGGGTGAGCGGGCAGCCGGACGCGGTCGCGGACATCCTGCGGTTCTGCGGGGGTCTGCCGCTGGCTCTCGGGATCGTGGCGGCCCGTGCCGCGCTCAACCCGGAACTCGCCCTGTCGTCCGTCGCGGCCGAGCTGACCACCGCGGTCAGCCCGCTGGACGCGCTGACCGGCGACGAGGTGACGACGAACCTGCGGGTGGTGCTGTCCCGCTCGCTGGCGGCGCTCACGCCGGAGGCCGCGGAGGTGTTCACGCTGCTCGGCCTCGCCCCGGGCCCGGACATCGGCCGGGCCGCGGCGGCCGGCCTGACCGCCCGTACGCCGGACGGGTTGCGCCCGCTGCTACGCGAGCTCGTCGACGCGCACCTCGTGCAGGAGCACGTCGCGGGCCGGTACCGCATGCACGACCTGGTCCGGACGTACGCGGTCGAGCGGGCGGGCGGGGACGAGGCCGGTTCCCGGTCCGCGCTGTGCCGGCTGGTCGACCACCATCTGCACACTGCGCACGCGGCCGCGCTCCTGCTGTCACCGCAGCGCGACCCGCTGACCCTCACCCCCGCCGCGCCGGGGGTGACCGTCGAACGGCTCGACGACCTGGCGGCGGCGCTGGCCTGGTTCACCCGCGAGCACCAGGTGCTCCTCGCGACCATCGAGTACGCCGCCGGCAACGGCCTCGACGCCGCGGCCGGGCAGCTCTCGTGGACCCTGGCCACGTACTTCGACAGGCAGGGCCACTGGCACGACTGGGCCGCGGTGGCCCGCCGGGCGGTCGAGGCGACCGGGCGCTCGGGTGACCGCCCGGCGCAGGCGCAGGCGCACCGGCTCCTGGCCGGGGCCTGCTCCAACCTCGGCCGGTACGCCGAGGCGCAGCGCAACCTGCTCGCGGCGCTGGACCTGTTCGCCGCCCTGGGCGACGACGAGGGACGGGCGCACACCCACTTCGACCTCAGCATGCTCCACGACCGGCAGCGGCAGCCCCGCGAGGCCCTGCCGCACGCCCGGCGGAGCCTCGCCCTCTACGAACGGGTCGGGAGCCCGCTCAAGCAGGCGGTCGCGCTCAACGCGATCGGCTGGTACCACTCGCAGCTCGGCGAGCACCACGACGCGATCACGTTCTGCCGCCGCGCACTCGCACTGTCCGAGCAGGCCGGGAGCGCGTACGGGCAGGCGAACACGTGGGACAGCATCGGCTTCGCCCACCACCACCTCGGCGAGTACGACCAGGCGGTCGACTGTTTCCACCAGGCCCTCGCCCTGTTCGCCGAGATCGGCGACCGGCATGCCGAGGGCATCGTGCTGGACCACCTCGGCGACACGTGGGCCGCGGCCGGGCGGCGGGACGCGGCCCGGGACGCCTGGCTGCGGTCACTCGCGTTGTACGAGGAACTCGGTCACGCCGCCGCCGAGGCGGTACGGCGCAAACTTCACCCGTGA
- a CDS encoding maleylpyruvate isomerase family mycothiol-dependent enzyme, translating to MSDTLTRRELWALAHAERAALADDLADLDPARWARPSLCGRWTVEETLAHLTAAASVGRARWVASVLGARFDFDLHNDRRLAERRGADPGETLDRFRRIIGSTTSTFGPTEAWLGEVVVHAQDIRRPLGLTRTPSVEAVTPVARFYAGRDFTVAGRSAIEGLRVEATDGPFTAGAGPLVSGTTVALMMAMAGRAAYCDDLTGPGVPTLRERCAPA from the coding sequence ATGTCCGACACGCTGACCCGCCGTGAGCTGTGGGCGCTCGCGCACGCCGAGCGCGCCGCCCTGGCCGACGACCTCGCCGATCTCGACCCGGCGCGGTGGGCCCGGCCCTCGCTGTGCGGCAGGTGGACGGTGGAGGAGACGCTCGCGCACCTGACGGCGGCGGCGAGCGTCGGCCGGGCCCGCTGGGTCGCCAGTGTGCTCGGCGCCCGGTTCGACTTCGACCTGCACAACGACCGCCGGCTGGCCGAGCGCCGGGGCGCCGACCCGGGGGAGACGCTCGACCGGTTCCGCCGGATCATCGGCAGCACCACGTCCACGTTCGGGCCGACCGAGGCGTGGCTCGGTGAGGTGGTCGTGCACGCCCAGGACATCCGGCGGCCGCTCGGCCTGACCCGGACGCCCTCGGTCGAGGCCGTCACGCCCGTTGCCCGGTTCTACGCCGGGCGGGACTTCACGGTGGCCGGGCGCAGCGCGATCGAGGGCCTGCGGGTGGAGGCGACCGACGGGCCGTTCACCGCCGGCGCCGGCCCGCTGGTCAGCGGCACCACTGTCGCGCTGATGATGGCGATGGCCGGGCGGGCCGCGTACTGCGACGACCTCACCGGGCCCGGAGTCCCGACCCTGCGGGAGCGGTGCGCGCCCGCGTGA
- a CDS encoding hemolysin, with amino-acid sequence MSHRYLSTARTAASVIGALVLAAAGLAGGTTPASAAYIVPPDCGPYSGAPVPFGYDPQYVPVGGLYTSTNSNGPEFIIGTTGSDVIVGSVYDDVICGLAGSDSIQANSGDDIVYGGFHGDDIWGDLGNDNLHGDGGVDTIHGDRFIGPSALDGDDRVDGGSNDDHLFGDQGVDTLVGGPGWDDGNCGPDAVIDDFRPTLDLPINCP; translated from the coding sequence ATGTCACACCGGTACCTCTCCACCGCCCGTACCGCCGCCTCGGTGATCGGGGCGCTCGTCCTGGCCGCCGCGGGCCTGGCCGGCGGCACCACCCCGGCGTCGGCGGCCTACATCGTCCCCCCCGACTGCGGCCCCTACTCCGGGGCACCGGTGCCGTTCGGATACGACCCGCAGTACGTGCCCGTCGGCGGGCTCTACACCAGCACCAACAGCAACGGCCCGGAGTTCATCATCGGCACAACCGGTTCCGACGTCATCGTCGGAAGCGTCTACGACGACGTCATCTGCGGGCTCGCCGGCAGCGACAGCATCCAGGCCAACAGCGGCGACGACATCGTCTACGGCGGCTTTCACGGCGACGACATCTGGGGCGACCTGGGCAACGACAACCTCCACGGCGACGGTGGCGTCGACACCATCCACGGCGACCGCTTCATCGGGCCCAGCGCCCTGGACGGCGACGACCGCGTGGACGGCGGCAGCAACGACGACCACCTCTTCGGCGACCAGGGCGTGGACACCCTGGTCGGCGGCCCCGGCTGGGACGACGGCAACTGCGGCCCGGACGCGGTGATCGACGATTTCCGGCCCACGCTGGATCTCCCGATCAACTGCCCGTGA
- the treZ gene encoding malto-oligosyltrehalose trehalohydrolase yields the protein MTEFTVWAPEAARVRLRLSGAADHAMRQGPDGWWRVEVPDAGPGTDYAFLLDDDEQALPDPRSAWQPAGVHGPSRLYDHAAFGWTDAAWTGRQLPGSVLYELHIGTFTPEGTFDGAIARLDHLVDLGVDMVELLPVNAFNGEYNWGYDGVCWYAPHEPYGGPDGLKRFVDAAHAKGLGVILDVVYNHFGPSGAYAPRFAPYLTEQSNTWGRTVNLDGPHSDGVRRYIADSVLGWLRDYHVDGLRLDAVHAMPDGRAVHWLEEVAAEVEALSTHLGRPLSLIAESDLNDPRLITPREAGGYGLHAQWNDDAHHALHTLLTGERQGYYGDFGSLECLTDVLTGGFFHAGTWSSFRGRSHGRPVDRQRTPGHRFVAYLQNHDQIGNRATGDRISATLSPGLLRVGATLLMTAPFTPMLFMGEEWAASTPWQFFTSHPEPELAVAVATGRRREFADHGWATEDVPDPQDPQTFLRSRLDWAELDKPEHRETYDLYRRLIALRRSRADLSDPRLDRVDVRHGDRFLVMRRGETLVVANLAGRAQRINLPGVVRRVLLATSEGVTVMRDGIELPPESAAIVAL from the coding sequence ATGACCGAGTTCACGGTGTGGGCGCCCGAGGCCGCCCGGGTGCGGCTGCGCCTTTCCGGTGCCGCCGACCACGCGATGCGTCAGGGGCCGGACGGCTGGTGGCGGGTCGAGGTGCCCGACGCCGGGCCCGGCACCGACTACGCGTTCCTGCTCGACGACGACGAGCAGGCCCTGCCCGACCCCCGCTCGGCCTGGCAGCCGGCGGGGGTGCACGGGCCCAGTCGGCTCTACGACCACGCCGCGTTCGGCTGGACCGACGCCGCCTGGACCGGCCGGCAGCTGCCCGGCAGCGTGCTGTACGAGCTGCACATCGGCACGTTCACACCGGAGGGCACGTTCGACGGTGCGATCGCCAGGCTCGACCACCTCGTCGACCTCGGCGTGGACATGGTCGAGCTGCTGCCCGTCAACGCGTTCAACGGCGAGTACAACTGGGGCTACGACGGTGTCTGCTGGTACGCCCCGCACGAGCCGTACGGCGGCCCGGACGGCCTGAAACGGTTCGTCGACGCCGCCCACGCCAAGGGCCTGGGGGTGATCCTCGACGTCGTCTACAACCATTTCGGGCCCTCCGGGGCCTACGCGCCGCGGTTCGCGCCGTACCTCACCGAGCAGAGCAACACGTGGGGCCGCACCGTCAACCTGGACGGCCCGCACTCCGACGGGGTACGCCGCTACATCGCCGACAGCGTGCTGGGCTGGCTGCGTGACTACCACGTCGACGGGCTGCGGCTGGACGCCGTGCACGCCATGCCGGACGGCCGGGCCGTGCACTGGCTGGAGGAGGTCGCCGCGGAGGTGGAGGCGCTGTCCACGCACCTCGGCCGGCCGCTGTCGCTGATCGCCGAGAGCGACCTCAACGACCCGCGCCTGATCACGCCCCGCGAGGCGGGCGGCTACGGCCTGCACGCACAGTGGAACGACGACGCCCACCACGCGCTGCACACGCTGCTCACCGGCGAACGGCAGGGCTACTACGGCGACTTCGGCTCCCTCGAATGCCTCACCGACGTGCTGACCGGCGGGTTCTTCCACGCCGGCACCTGGTCCAGCTTCCGGGGCCGCAGCCACGGCCGCCCGGTCGACAGGCAGCGCACCCCCGGCCACCGCTTCGTGGCGTACCTGCAGAACCACGACCAGATCGGCAACCGGGCCACCGGCGACCGGATCTCCGCCACCCTGTCGCCCGGGCTGCTGCGCGTCGGCGCGACGCTGCTGATGACCGCGCCGTTCACGCCGATGCTGTTCATGGGGGAGGAGTGGGCGGCCTCCACGCCGTGGCAGTTCTTCACCAGCCACCCCGAGCCGGAACTCGCCGTGGCGGTCGCCACCGGCCGCAGACGCGAGTTCGCCGACCACGGCTGGGCCACCGAGGACGTGCCGGACCCGCAGGACCCGCAGACGTTCCTGCGGTCCCGGCTGGACTGGGCCGAGTTGGACAAGCCGGAACACCGCGAGACGTACGACCTCTACCGGCGGCTGATCGCGCTGCGCCGTTCCCGGGCCGACCTGTCCGACCCACGGCTGGACCGGGTCGACGTCCGCCACGGCGACCGGTTCCTGGTGATGCGGCGCGGCGAGACGCTCGTGGTGGCGAACCTGGCCGGCCGGGCGCAGCGGATCAACCTGCCCGGCGTGGTACGCCGCGTGCTGCTCGCCACCTCCGAGGGCGTCACCGTGATGCGTGACGGCATCGAGCTGCCGCCGGAGAGCGCGGCGATCGTGGCGCTCTGA